In one window of Prionailurus bengalensis isolate Pbe53 chromosome B3, Fcat_Pben_1.1_paternal_pri, whole genome shotgun sequence DNA:
- the B2M gene encoding beta-2-microglobulin, with protein MARFVVLVLLGLLYLSHLDAVQHSPKVQVYSRHPAENGKPNFLNCYVSGFHPPQIDITLMKNGKKMEAEQTDLSFNRDWTFYLLVHTEFTPTVEDEYSCQVNHTTLSEPKVVMWERDK; from the exons ATGGCGCGTTTTGTGGTCTTGGTCCTGCTCGGACTGCTCTATCTGTCCCACCTGGATGCCGTCCAGC ATTCTCCAAAGGTTCAGGTTTACTCCCGTCACCCAGCAGAGAATGGAAAGCCAAATTTTCTGAACTGCTACGTTTCGGGGTTCCACCCACCACAAATTGATATCACCTTGatgaagaatggaaagaagatGGAAGCGGAACAGACAGATCTGTCCTTCAACAGGGACTGGACTTTCTATCTTCTGGTCCACACCGAATTTACTCCCACTGTCGAAGATGAGTATAGCTGCCAGGTGAATCATACTACTCTCAGTGAGCCCAAGGTCGTTATGTGGG agcGAGATAAGTAA